One region of Ornithorhynchus anatinus isolate Pmale09 chromosome X5, mOrnAna1.pri.v4, whole genome shotgun sequence genomic DNA includes:
- the ACTL6B gene encoding actin-like protein 6B isoform X1 codes for MSGGVYGGDEVGALVFDIGSFSVRAGYAGEDCPKADFPTTVGLLAPEEGGGLELEGDKEKKGKTFHIDTNALHVPRDGAEVMSPLKNGMIEDWECFRAILDHTYSKHVKSEPKLHPVLMSEAPWNTRAKREKLTEVMFEQYNIPAFFLCKTAVLTAFANGRSTGLVLDSGATHTTAIPVHDGYVLQQGIVKSPLAGDFISMQCRELFQEMAIDIIPPYMIAAKEPVREGAPPNWKKKEKLPQVSKSWHNYMCNEVIQDFQASVLQVSDSPYDEQVAAQMPTVHYEMPNGYNTDYGAERLRIPEGLFDPSNVKGLSGNTMLGVGHVVTTSIGMCDIDIRPGLYGSVIVTGGNTLLQGFTDRLNRELSQKTPPSMRLKLIASNSTMERKFSPWIGGSILASLGTFQQMWISKQEYEEGGKQCVERKCP; via the exons ATGAGCGGGGGCGTCTACGGGGGAG ATGAGGTCGGGGCTCTGGTTTTCGACATCGGCTCTTTCTCGGTGCGTGCGGGCTACGCCGGGGAGGACTGTCCCAAG GCGGACTTCCCGACCACGGTGGGACTCCTGGCTCCCGAGGAGGGCGGCGGGCTGGAGCTGGAAGGAGACAAGGAAAAGAAAGGCAAGACGTTCCACATTGACACCAACGCTCTGCACGTGCCCCGCGACGGGGCCGAGGTCATGTCGCCCCTCAAGAACGGCATGA TTGAAGACTGGGAGTGCTTTAGGGCCATCCTGGATCACACTTACAGCAAACATGTCAAGTCAGAGCCCAAGCTGCACCCGGTGCTCATGTCCGAGGCCCCG TGGAACACGCGGGCAAAACGGGAGAAGCTGACAGAGGTGATGTTCGAGCAGTACAACATCCCTGCCTTCTTCCTCTGCAAGACGGCCGTGCTCACGGC CTTCGCCAACGGGCGCTCCACCGGCCTGGTGCTGGACAGCGGGGCCACCCACACCACGGCCATCCCCGTGCACGACGGCTACGTCCTGCAGCAAG GCATCGTGAAGTCACCCCTGGCCGGGGACTTCATCTCCATGCAGTGCCGGGAGCTATTCCAGGAAATGGCCATCGACATCATCCCCCCTTACATGATTGCAGCCAAG GAGCCGGTGCGGGAGGGAGCccccccaaactggaagaagaaggagaagcttCCCCAAGTGTCCAAGTCCTGGCACAACTACATGTGCAAC gaggtgatccaggacttccaggcctctgttctCCAGGTCTCCGATTCACCCTATGACGAGCA GGTGGCAGCTCAGATGCCCACGGTGCACTACGAGATGCCCAACGGGTACAACACGGACTATGGAGCCGAGAGACTCCGCATCCCCGAGGGGCTGTTCGATCCCTCCAATGTCAAG GGTCTCTCGGGGAACACCATGCTGGGCGTGGGGCACGTGGTGACGACGAGCATCGGGATGTGTGACATTGACATCCGTCCG ggTCTCTACGGCAGCGTCATCGTCACGGGTGGGAACACGCTCCTGCAGGGATTCACCGACCGGCTGAACCGGGAGCTGTCCCAGAAAACGCCCCCG AGTATGCGCCTGAAGCTCATTGCCAGCAACAGCACCATGGAGAGGAAGTTCAGCCCCTGGATTGGGGGGTCCATCCTGGCCTCACTG
- the ACTL6B gene encoding actin-like protein 6B isoform X2, with protein sequence MSGGVYGGDEVGALVFDIGSFSVRAGYAGEDCPKADFPTTVGLLAPEEGGGLELEGDKEKKGKTFHIDTNALHVPRDGAEVMSPLKNGMIEDWECFRAILDHTYSKHVKSEPKLHPVLMSEAPWNTRAKREKLTEVMFEQYNIPAFFLCKTAVLTAFANGRSTGLVLDSGATHTTAIPVHDGYVLQQGIVKSPLAGDFISMQCRELFQEMAIDIIPPYMIAAKEPVREGAPPNWKKKEKLPQVSKSWHNYMCNEVIQDFQASVLQVSDSPYDEQVAAQMPTVHYEMPNGYNTDYGAERLRIPEGLFDPSNVKGLSGNTMLGVGHVVTTSIGMCDIDIRPSMRLKLIASNSTMERKFSPWIGGSILASLGTFQQMWISKQEYEEGGKQCVERKCP encoded by the exons ATGAGCGGGGGCGTCTACGGGGGAG ATGAGGTCGGGGCTCTGGTTTTCGACATCGGCTCTTTCTCGGTGCGTGCGGGCTACGCCGGGGAGGACTGTCCCAAG GCGGACTTCCCGACCACGGTGGGACTCCTGGCTCCCGAGGAGGGCGGCGGGCTGGAGCTGGAAGGAGACAAGGAAAAGAAAGGCAAGACGTTCCACATTGACACCAACGCTCTGCACGTGCCCCGCGACGGGGCCGAGGTCATGTCGCCCCTCAAGAACGGCATGA TTGAAGACTGGGAGTGCTTTAGGGCCATCCTGGATCACACTTACAGCAAACATGTCAAGTCAGAGCCCAAGCTGCACCCGGTGCTCATGTCCGAGGCCCCG TGGAACACGCGGGCAAAACGGGAGAAGCTGACAGAGGTGATGTTCGAGCAGTACAACATCCCTGCCTTCTTCCTCTGCAAGACGGCCGTGCTCACGGC CTTCGCCAACGGGCGCTCCACCGGCCTGGTGCTGGACAGCGGGGCCACCCACACCACGGCCATCCCCGTGCACGACGGCTACGTCCTGCAGCAAG GCATCGTGAAGTCACCCCTGGCCGGGGACTTCATCTCCATGCAGTGCCGGGAGCTATTCCAGGAAATGGCCATCGACATCATCCCCCCTTACATGATTGCAGCCAAG GAGCCGGTGCGGGAGGGAGCccccccaaactggaagaagaaggagaagcttCCCCAAGTGTCCAAGTCCTGGCACAACTACATGTGCAAC gaggtgatccaggacttccaggcctctgttctCCAGGTCTCCGATTCACCCTATGACGAGCA GGTGGCAGCTCAGATGCCCACGGTGCACTACGAGATGCCCAACGGGTACAACACGGACTATGGAGCCGAGAGACTCCGCATCCCCGAGGGGCTGTTCGATCCCTCCAATGTCAAG GGTCTCTCGGGGAACACCATGCTGGGCGTGGGGCACGTGGTGACGACGAGCATCGGGATGTGTGACATTGACATCCGTCCG AGTATGCGCCTGAAGCTCATTGCCAGCAACAGCACCATGGAGAGGAAGTTCAGCCCCTGGATTGGGGGGTCCATCCTGGCCTCACTG